One segment of Theobroma cacao cultivar B97-61/B2 chromosome 9, Criollo_cocoa_genome_V2, whole genome shotgun sequence DNA contains the following:
- the LOC18590537 gene encoding sugar transport protein 2, producing the protein MAGGVIASSGNRELPGKLTKQVLFCTFIASFGGFLFGYDIGISGGVTSMDDFLEKFFPKVYARKHRARENNYCKFNDEYLQLFTSSLYLAAIFASFLSSMFSRKYGRRWTIAVSSLFFLAGAFLNLGAKNLGMLIAGRLFLGLGLGCANQSIPVFISEISPAKYRGGLNIVFQLLITVGIFIANLVNYGTSKIKNHGWRISLGGAAVPAAILLVGSYFIVDTPASLVERGKKEEGLNTLKKIRDSDNVSEEFNEIVRATEVANKIKHPFLELAMKRHNWPPLISATVLHFFQQFTGMNVIMFYAPVLFQTMGFGGDAALMSAMITGAVNMFSTLISNFTVDVVGRKRLLVAGALTMLTGQCVVGGLLKQYLLSTNSVSHIVSIVVVIFICLFVFAYAWSWGPLGWLIASEVFPLETRNAGYFFAVGMNMLCTFIIAQAFLTMLCNMRAYIFFFFATILVIMTCAVIAMLPETKGIPMEEMMDRTWKVHWFWKRFYQNEVDAEVQLEKGKPAA; encoded by the exons ATGGCAGGTGGTGTAATCGCTAGTTCCGGCAATCGGGAGTTACCCGGCAAGCTGACGAAGCAAGTCCTATTTTGCACGTTCATAGCATCGTTCGGTGGCTTCTTGTTTGGTTATGATATTGGAATTTCAG gggGAGTAACATCAATGGACGATTTCCTGGAAAAGTTCTTCCCGAAAGTTTACGCCAGGAAGCATCGGGCAAGGGAGAACAACTACTGCAAATTTAATGACGAATACCTTCAGCTCTTCACGTCCTCACTCTACCTGGCAGCCATTTTCGCTAGCTTTTTATCATCCATGTTTTCTAGGAAGTATGGACGAAGATGGACAATCGCAGTTTCCTCCCTCTTCTTTCTCGCTGGTGCCTTTCTGAATTTAGGTGCCAAGAACCTGGGTATGTTGATTGCCGGAAGGTTATTTCTGGGGCTCGGTCTTGGATGTGCTAACCAG TCAATACCAGTCTTCATATCAGAAATCTCACCAGCAAAGTACAGAGGAGGACTGAATATTGTGTTCCAGTTGTTGATCACCGTCGGCATCTTTATTGCAAATCTTGTTAATTATGGcacttcaaaaataaaaaatcatggtTGGAGGATTTCTTTGGGTGGTGCTGCTGTGCCAGCTGCGATACTCTTAGTGGGCTCTTATTTCATTGTGGACACCCCCGCAAGTCTCGTAgagagagggaagaaggaGGAAGGTTTAAACACTCTGAAGAAGATAAGGGATTCTGATAATGTTTCCGAAGAGTTTAACGAAATCGTTAGAGCCACTGAAGTTGCCAATAAGATTAAGCACCCTTTCTTGGAACTAGCCATGAAGAGGCATAACTGGCCTCCACTTATTTCTGCCACGGTTCTTCACTTCTTCCAACAGTTTACAGGGATGAATGTCATCATGTTTTATGCTCCGGTGCTGTTTCAAACTATGGGATTTGGGGGAGATGCGGCCTTAATGTCAGCTATGATCACCGGTGCAGTGAATATGTTTTCTACCCTTATTTCTAATTTCACCGTGGATGTAGTTGGGAGAAAACGGCTCCTCGTTGCTGGAGCTTTAACTATGTTGACTGGCCAG TGTGTGGTTGGGGGACTTTTGAAGCAGTACTTATTATCTACAAACTCAGTATCTCATATTGTTTCCATAGTTGTGGTGATCTTCATCTGCCTGTTTGTGTTTGCATATGCATGGTCATGGGGTCCCTTGGGGTGGCTAATAGCTAGTGAAGTCTTCCCGCTGGAGACTCGAAACGCTGGTTATTTCTTTGCCGTCGGCATGAACATGCTCTGCACCTTCATTATTGCTCAAGCATTCCTGACCATGCTCTGCAATATGCGTGCCtacatcttcttcttctttgctaccattcTTGTCATCATGACTTGCGCAGTTATTGCCATGCTCCCTGAAACAAAGGGTATCCCAATGGAAGAAATGATGGACAGAACATGGAAGGTACACTGGTTTTGGAAGAGGTTTTATCAGAACGAAGTTGATGCTGAAGTTCAGCTTGAAAAAGGAAAGCCAGCTgcttaa